Proteins encoded in a region of the Takifugu flavidus isolate HTHZ2018 chromosome 10, ASM371156v2, whole genome shotgun sequence genome:
- the LOC130532795 gene encoding splicing factor 3A subunit 2-like produces the protein MAEGGNSGDETKGMVWSKGTPQAEFPQMGRGVDIPGPVSELQPSKALRDCPQPKTLPRLSAPPRVKPPRLQRRGPVSMGRRYQQREADKTKELDAERKPSPLPEIEEANFPPISAVNVSVTPVPATENKVGPKLTYAQVCRMPPSKHAPSPDLRPTYPDLRPPYPDLSPPFSDFSPPYPDLSPPFSYLSPPYSDLSSPYPDLSPPYPEQQPQPAETRRPNKWRY, from the exons atggctgaagggggcaacAGTGGGGACGAGACGAAGGGAATGGTGTGGTCTAAGGGCACACCCCAGGCTGAGTTCCCCCAGATGGGTAGAGGTGTGGACATCCCAGGGCCAGTGTCGGAGCTCCAGCCCTCCAAGGCTCTCAGAGACTGCCCACAGCCT AAAACTTTGCCCAGACTGTCAGCGCCTCCCCGTGTCAAACCTCCCAGACTACAAAG GAGAGGACCCGTCAGCATGGGGAGAAGATACCAACAGAGGGAAGCAGACAAGACAAAGGAGCTG GACGCAGAGAGGAAGCCGTCACCTCTTCCTGAGATCGAGGAGGCCAACTTCCCTCCTATTTCTGCGGTGAATGTGTCCGTAACACCAGTACCTGCAACTGAGAACAAG gtcgGCCCCAAACTGACATATGCACAGGTCTGTCGGATGCCACCAAGTAAGCATGCCCCATCCCCAGACCTTCGCCCAAcctacccagaccttcgcccaccctacccggaccttagcccacccttcTCAGActttagcccaccctacccagatcTTAGCCCACCCTTCTCataccttagcccaccctactcAGACCTTAGCTCACCCTACCCAGatcttagcccaccctacccagaacaACAGCCCCAACCAGCAGAGACTCGCCGTCCAAATAAGTGGCGATATTAA